The Terriglobia bacterium genome has a segment encoding these proteins:
- a CDS encoding DUF262 domain-containing HNH endonuclease family protein, whose protein sequence is MKITCLDKQVGQFLKESFYRIPRFQRPYSWDRTNIEEFWNDAVVENEAQYFIGNFVVYDDKGAMGVVDGQQRLTTITLLLCALRNAFQNEGFSNLAKGVHGLIERTDISDQRFFVLQTETSYPYFQEHIQKFDGKPGVPVDAAPEEQLLKQAFEYFQSNVNGLVSGIKSLPSLSDTKKKAKLQEELSKIRDKILSLKLIFTALENDDDAYVIFETLNTRGKDLTLSDLVKSHLSRLLKPSNTGVDLAKDKWNKIHNVFEASQADLSVSTFIHHFWLSRYEYITEKKLFKALRKRIKKEDASSFLDDLVTESVIYRYIHEPSSRTWAKDECDIRDSLRAMNLFRIKQQLPLVLSVMRHYEDKALKTKHVCAILSAIENFHFTFTAIASQRSSGGISFMYALAARELYQAKNLEAKVKGLQTFQKKKLAAKQPQYAEFEPSFLELKYSSQMTKQKNLVRYILTNIYQKNSKGLPIDPEQATIEHLASENPAKSTSLSQEDIASIGNLILVNQALNNELANKSFSEKVNILKNANVWIDPVILKAKQWGGPEIAQRTKLLAKEAYDNVWSL, encoded by the coding sequence ATGAAGATAACCTGCCTAGACAAGCAAGTGGGCCAATTCCTTAAGGAATCTTTTTACCGGATTCCAAGATTTCAAAGGCCCTATTCGTGGGATCGGACGAACATTGAAGAGTTCTGGAACGATGCTGTTGTAGAGAATGAGGCCCAGTATTTCATTGGCAACTTCGTCGTGTATGACGACAAAGGTGCGATGGGCGTGGTTGACGGACAGCAGCGGCTCACGACTATAACCCTGCTTCTTTGCGCCCTTCGGAATGCGTTCCAGAATGAAGGTTTTTCCAACCTTGCCAAGGGTGTCCATGGCCTTATCGAGCGTACGGACATCTCGGACCAGCGATTCTTTGTGCTGCAGACAGAAACCTCTTATCCATACTTTCAGGAGCACATACAGAAATTCGATGGAAAGCCAGGTGTGCCCGTCGATGCAGCACCTGAAGAACAGTTGCTTAAACAGGCCTTCGAATATTTTCAAAGCAATGTCAATGGCTTGGTCTCTGGGATAAAAAGCCTCCCGAGTCTGTCCGATACAAAGAAAAAAGCCAAGCTCCAAGAGGAACTATCCAAGATCAGAGATAAGATTTTGAGCCTAAAGCTAATTTTCACGGCGTTAGAGAATGATGACGACGCCTATGTCATTTTTGAGACCCTAAATACGCGTGGGAAGGACCTAACGCTCTCAGATCTCGTGAAAAGCCATCTCTCCCGATTGTTGAAACCCTCCAATACTGGAGTAGATCTGGCCAAAGACAAATGGAACAAAATCCATAATGTCTTTGAAGCGTCTCAAGCGGATCTTAGTGTTTCAACATTCATTCATCATTTCTGGCTTTCTCGTTATGAGTACATCACTGAGAAGAAGCTTTTTAAGGCACTACGAAAGAGGATAAAAAAAGAAGACGCAAGTTCTTTTTTGGACGATCTTGTAACAGAAAGCGTGATTTATCGATACATACATGAGCCGTCTTCAAGAACATGGGCTAAAGACGAGTGTGATATTCGCGACTCTTTGCGCGCAATGAACCTATTTCGAATTAAACAGCAACTCCCGCTGGTCCTCAGTGTTATGCGGCACTACGAGGATAAAGCTTTAAAGACGAAACACGTGTGCGCAATTCTGTCGGCCATTGAAAATTTCCATTTCACGTTTACGGCGATTGCTTCCCAGAGATCTTCTGGTGGAATCTCGTTTATGTATGCGCTGGCTGCGCGTGAGCTATACCAAGCCAAGAATCTTGAGGCCAAGGTGAAGGGCTTGCAGACGTTTCAGAAGAAAAAGCTAGCCGCCAAGCAGCCTCAGTATGCAGAATTTGAACCCAGCTTCTTGGAGTTGAAATATTCAAGTCAAATGACAAAGCAGAAGAATTTGGTTAGATATATATTGACTAACATTTACCAAAAGAACTCCAAAGGGCTTCCCATTGATCCAGAACAGGCGACAATTGAGCATCTTGCATCAGAGAATCCGGCTAAGTCCACCAGCCTTTCTCAAGAAGACATTGCTTCGATAGGGAACCTGATACTCGTGAATCAAGCATTGAACAATGAATTAGCAAATAAGAGTTTCTCCGAGAAGGTTAATATCCTTAAAAATGCCAACGTTTGGATCGATCCGGTTATCCTGAAGGCTAAGCAATGGGGTGGTCCTGAGATCGCGCAACGCACTAAGCTCCTTGCAAAGGAAGCCTACGACAATGTCTGGTCGCTATAA
- a CDS encoding DUF5666 domain-containing protein, with product MHRSPKTSLAVLFIFMTVGLAAVAQNNPATPNPGSGVPQTPVPNTTPSQPAATAPAPAQPATADQPKPANQTAAPASSQPAATDQNNSSASPSSTGSAGSTDSTVQKSAEQKTADQRSADQKSSDQKSAGQKSNGTSRPAATPTPIPQAQPKTDILDSSATSGALVTDGHDPILDPAPVPRTTTTMVGGTISGVDRLRNKMTVHVFGGGHWTVNFDERTHIFHNGAETTQLALKKGERVYVDTQLDNNRHDIFARNIRVGVAELPADADGQIIAVDTRHNELTLRDTLNSVPVRFAVDPETRISNGQTPAAFKDVKPGTLVHVRFAASSPNRGLAREISIIAVPGSSFTFAGKVTYLDLHRGLLAVQNTTDDKNYEIHFGPSAVANRSELGVGRDVLVRATFEGTRYMAQSVNLTRTEEEK from the coding sequence ATGCATCGTTCCCCCAAAACGTCGCTCGCAGTCCTTTTTATATTCATGACGGTTGGCCTTGCTGCCGTGGCACAGAATAATCCGGCCACGCCGAACCCCGGCTCCGGCGTGCCGCAAACGCCCGTGCCGAACACTACGCCATCGCAGCCTGCGGCCACCGCTCCTGCTCCCGCCCAGCCTGCAACGGCCGACCAGCCAAAGCCGGCGAACCAAACGGCAGCTCCGGCCAGCAGCCAGCCTGCGGCGACGGACCAGAACAACTCCAGCGCCAGCCCAAGTTCAACAGGCTCCGCAGGCTCAACAGATTCAACCGTCCAGAAGTCAGCCGAGCAAAAAACTGCCGACCAACGCTCAGCCGATCAGAAGTCTTCAGATCAAAAGTCAGCCGGCCAAAAGAGCAACGGAACCAGCCGGCCCGCAGCCACGCCAACTCCTATTCCGCAGGCGCAGCCGAAGACAGACATTCTTGATAGCTCCGCCACGTCCGGCGCGCTGGTCACGGACGGGCACGATCCCATTCTTGATCCCGCGCCTGTGCCGCGCACAACCACAACCATGGTGGGAGGCACAATCAGCGGCGTTGACCGCCTGCGCAACAAGATGACCGTGCACGTTTTTGGTGGCGGTCACTGGACCGTCAATTTTGACGAGCGCACGCACATCTTCCATAACGGCGCGGAAACCACGCAACTGGCGCTTAAAAAGGGCGAGCGCGTTTACGTTGACACCCAGCTAGACAACAACCGCCATGATATTTTTGCCCGCAATATCCGCGTGGGCGTGGCTGAGCTGCCTGCCGACGCCGACGGCCAGATCATCGCCGTTGACACCAGGCACAATGAACTTACCTTGCGAGACACGCTCAATTCCGTGCCGGTGCGCTTCGCCGTCGATCCGGAAACCCGCATCAGCAACGGCCAGACCCCAGCGGCCTTTAAGGACGTAAAGCCCGGAACGCTGGTGCACGTGCGCTTTGCCGCATCCAGCCCCAACCGCGGCCTGGCGCGCGAAATCAGCATCATCGCCGTGCCCGGATCAAGCTTCACTTTTGCCGGCAAAGTCACCTACCTTGATCTCCATCGCGGCCTTCTGGCGGTGCAGAACACAACTGACGACAAGAATTACGAAATTCACTTCGGTCCGTCGGCTGTTGCCAACAGAAGCGAGCTCGGCGTTGGCCGCGATGTCCTGGTCCGCGCAACGTTTGAAGGCACGCGCTATATGGCGCAGTCAGTCAACCTGACAAGGACGGAAGAGGAAAAATAG